The Spirochaeta isovalerica genome includes a window with the following:
- a CDS encoding ABC transporter permease yields MTRNKLKKKSLINQKELWIMLIPVLLYFVLFKYLPMGGVIIAFQRYSPFRGVAGSPWVGFEYFRQFFSSIYFGRVLRNTLMIGLFDLAFGFPAPIILALLLNGIGNKTFKKATQTVTLLPHFVSYVVVAGIALNMLSPSTGVINAFRMKLGLDSIYFMQESKYFWGIFTSLRIIKESGFAAIIYLAALSAIDPTLYEAARCDGASRPQQLRHVTLPGIIPTIVIMFIIKVGKIISISFEQVLLLQNDVILDTSEVISTLVYRRGLVNADYSYATAVGLFETFVALVLVLSSNAIARRMKSESSLW; encoded by the coding sequence ATGACAAGGAACAAACTTAAGAAAAAGAGCCTTATCAACCAGAAGGAACTGTGGATCATGCTGATTCCCGTACTTCTTTATTTTGTGCTCTTCAAATACCTGCCCATGGGCGGCGTCATTATAGCTTTTCAAAGATACAGTCCTTTCAGAGGCGTTGCGGGAAGCCCCTGGGTGGGATTCGAGTATTTCCGCCAGTTCTTCTCCTCCATCTATTTCGGTAGAGTGCTGAGAAACACGCTGATGATCGGGCTGTTCGATCTGGCCTTCGGATTTCCGGCGCCGATTATTCTGGCGCTGCTTCTGAACGGCATCGGAAACAAAACATTCAAAAAAGCGACCCAGACCGTGACGCTGCTCCCCCACTTCGTCTCCTACGTCGTCGTGGCCGGAATCGCTCTGAACATGCTGTCTCCCAGCACCGGCGTCATAAATGCCTTCCGCATGAAGCTCGGTCTGGACAGCATCTATTTTATGCAGGAATCCAAATACTTCTGGGGCATTTTCACCTCTCTGAGGATCATCAAGGAATCGGGTTTTGCCGCAATCATCTATCTGGCGGCGCTGTCGGCTATCGATCCCACACTGTATGAGGCAGCCCGGTGCGACGGAGCTTCCAGGCCCCAGCAGCTGCGCCATGTCACCCTTCCGGGAATCATACCCACCATAGTCATCATGTTCATCATCAAAGTGGGGAAAATCATCAGCATCAGTTTCGAACAGGTTCTGCTTCTTCAGAATGACGTCATTCTCGACACATCGGAAGTAATCAGCACACTGGTCTACCGGAGAGGACTGGTCAACGCCGACTACAGTTATGCCACAGCGGTCGGGTTATTCGAAACCTTTGTCGCCCTGGTTCTCGTCCTGTCATCAAACGCCATCGCAAGGAGAATGAAAAGTGAATCGTCCCTCTGGTAA
- a CDS encoding DUF1295 domain-containing protein, translated as MNKIKSSKSLSMIFILIAYGTASGAGWFAWQAVPADMPLLLKTLIADLSASGIIFLFSLISGNSSCYDAFWSVAPPVLFLIWTTSGQLNQDISLRAVFLLSVTLLWALRLTANWALSWPGLNHEDWRFISLRESTGPFYWIISLIGLHLFPTLLVFISSVPAYFVLTSLQSPLNFMDFIALGTALTAVFFEWLSDFQLAGHRKSADKETPIRRGLWKYSRHPNYFGEVLFWFSLYFFSLAAVPEKFWIGFAPLLMLCQFVFVSIPIMEKRQLQRKKGYDEIREKVSMFFPLPPGKSSL; from the coding sequence ATGAATAAAATTAAGAGTTCCAAATCTCTCTCCATGATTTTCATCCTCATTGCCTATGGGACCGCTTCAGGAGCGGGGTGGTTCGCATGGCAGGCGGTACCGGCCGATATGCCCCTGCTGTTAAAAACCCTGATCGCCGATCTGTCCGCATCGGGAATCATTTTTCTTTTCAGCCTTATTTCCGGCAATTCCAGCTGTTACGATGCTTTCTGGAGCGTGGCTCCGCCGGTTCTTTTCCTGATATGGACAACATCGGGACAATTAAATCAGGACATTTCGCTGCGTGCGGTTTTTCTTCTGTCCGTCACTTTATTATGGGCTCTGCGGCTGACAGCAAACTGGGCGCTTTCATGGCCCGGTCTGAATCACGAGGACTGGCGCTTTATTTCCCTCAGGGAAAGTACCGGACCTTTCTACTGGATAATCAGTCTGATCGGTCTTCACCTTTTCCCGACCCTGCTCGTTTTTATCAGTTCAGTTCCCGCCTATTTCGTCCTGACATCTCTTCAGTCTCCGCTGAATTTTATGGATTTTATTGCACTGGGAACAGCTCTGACGGCAGTTTTCTTTGAATGGCTCAGTGATTTTCAACTTGCCGGACATAGAAAATCGGCAGATAAGGAGACTCCGATCCGCAGGGGCTTATGGAAGTACAGCCGCCATCCCAATTATTTCGGTGAAGTCCTCTTCTGGTTCAGTCTCTACTTTTTCTCTCTGGCGGCGGTACCGGAAAAATTCTGGATAGGATTCGCTCCCCTTCTCATGCTCTGCCAGTTCGTCTTCGTATCCATTCCCATAATGGAAAAACGGCAGCTGCAGAGGAAAAAGGGATATGATGAAATCCGGGAAAAGGTCTCTATGTTTTTTCCGCTCCCCCCGGGAAAGAGCTCCTTATAA
- a CDS encoding LacI family DNA-binding transcriptional regulator, giving the protein MKQEQSSKKYIQIADLIIEEINRGTWKEGEAIPTVRKLAEMYRVSPQTANKATTHLAGLGIIASRQGSGSLVTGKKSALAGPEIPMLIDKARSSYLRGEDTAVGYHGKELYLNYLHEMKEEGMEPHLLVYDKRETVLPEETKNILLRSKGTLVQGSLPDCYLDFLEENDIPLVMINRSIHKDFSGRIGSVMMDNGGLEQLSAYVASLGHEKYIFAFSNEFEMTSVYDNRLKVIGNTLVENCRNAKPEISEFHFTPGTNKDSLKLKELIDKGATAILCYNDICALRIYDLLHQQNIRVPEEVSVSGFDDLFMAEMAAPPLTTVKVNRNQLICSSLSLLKELITRTSPCSEKGVSETSLVIRRSCWQKRSAI; this is encoded by the coding sequence ATGAAACAGGAACAGAGCAGTAAAAAATATATACAGATTGCCGATTTGATTATTGAGGAAATAAACAGGGGGACCTGGAAAGAAGGCGAAGCGATTCCGACAGTGAGGAAGCTGGCGGAAATGTACCGCGTCAGTCCCCAGACGGCTAACAAGGCGACCACGCATCTGGCCGGACTGGGTATTATCGCTTCCCGGCAGGGTTCCGGATCCCTCGTCACGGGAAAGAAGAGCGCTCTGGCGGGACCGGAAATACCCATGCTGATCGATAAAGCCCGATCATCATATCTGCGCGGAGAAGATACGGCCGTCGGCTACCACGGGAAAGAGCTCTATCTGAATTATCTCCATGAAATGAAAGAAGAGGGAATGGAACCCCACCTTCTGGTATACGATAAAAGAGAGACGGTTCTTCCGGAAGAGACGAAAAATATCCTTTTGCGATCAAAAGGGACACTCGTTCAGGGGAGTCTTCCCGATTGCTATCTCGATTTTCTTGAAGAGAACGATATCCCTCTTGTTATGATCAACAGGTCGATCCACAAAGACTTCTCCGGGAGAATAGGCTCTGTCATGATGGATAACGGAGGCCTGGAACAGCTTTCAGCCTATGTAGCCAGTCTGGGCCATGAAAAATACATTTTCGCCTTTTCCAATGAATTTGAAATGACATCGGTCTACGACAACAGACTGAAGGTAATCGGAAACACGCTGGTGGAAAACTGCCGGAACGCCAAACCGGAAATATCCGAATTCCATTTTACTCCGGGAACAAACAAAGACTCTCTGAAATTGAAAGAATTGATTGATAAGGGTGCTACGGCGATCCTCTGTTATAACGATATCTGCGCCCTGAGAATATACGACCTTCTGCATCAGCAGAATATCCGCGTCCCCGAGGAAGTGTCGGTCAGCGGGTTCGATGACCTTTTCATGGCCGAAATGGCCGCTCCTCCGCTCACGACTGTCAAAGTGAACCGGAACCAGCTGATCTGCAGCTCCCTGTCTCTTTTAAAGGAATTGATTACCAGGACATCGCCCTGCAGCGAAAAAGGGGTTTCGGAAACAAGCCTGGTTATCAGAAGATCCTGCTGGCAGAAAAGATCGGCCATATAA
- a CDS encoding 1-acyl-sn-glycerol-3-phosphate acyltransferase, translated as MDFSDIRSYPEKIFSTYWNKVIEDPHFKVLLEHLSSHHHNIRNIVSSLKSYDQFKNLMIHMVDLLVKKTVEEISFSGTGELKKPSKSGSIFISNHRSTSLDPILFNYMLHSETGNTAYNAAGDNLLNTSWLGHLIRLNRGFIVKRNVEDMDEKLHEAEKLSHYIHSLVKKGRNVWIAQRNGRAKDGDDRTDSAVLAMLKLSHKDKNWEDFSREIPLVPVSMSYEEIPLDTFIIRDHLGLADTQDSRRDSGQILREIGEKKRKIHIHISPRVIGVKRAELVRKLDESIISGTKIWESNNYAARLLHRLDSIKDKPVRWLKEKLSSQDESLQNALIRLYAAPVINRMKLD; from the coding sequence ATGGATTTTTCAGACATACGTTCCTATCCGGAAAAAATATTCTCCACATACTGGAATAAGGTTATTGAGGATCCCCATTTTAAAGTCCTTCTGGAACACCTGAGCAGTCATCACCATAACATCAGGAATATTGTATCATCTCTTAAAAGCTATGATCAGTTCAAGAATCTGATGATCCATATGGTCGATCTGCTGGTAAAGAAGACAGTGGAAGAAATTTCCTTCAGCGGCACGGGCGAACTGAAGAAACCTTCCAAAAGCGGGTCCATATTCATCTCCAACCACCGGAGCACCTCTCTTGATCCCATTCTGTTCAACTATATGCTTCACAGCGAAACCGGCAACACGGCCTATAATGCCGCAGGCGATAATCTTCTCAACACCTCCTGGCTTGGACACCTGATCCGGCTGAACAGGGGCTTTATCGTTAAGCGCAATGTGGAGGATATGGATGAGAAACTGCATGAAGCGGAAAAGCTGTCCCATTATATCCACTCGCTTGTGAAAAAGGGGAGAAATGTATGGATCGCCCAGCGCAACGGCAGAGCCAAAGACGGAGATGACAGGACGGATTCGGCGGTGCTGGCCATGCTTAAGCTCTCGCACAAAGATAAAAACTGGGAGGACTTCAGCCGGGAAATCCCTCTTGTGCCTGTCAGTATGAGCTATGAGGAAATACCCCTCGACACTTTTATCATCCGCGACCATCTGGGCTTGGCTGATACGCAGGATTCCCGGAGGGACAGCGGCCAGATTCTGCGGGAAATCGGTGAGAAAAAACGGAAGATCCATATCCATATTTCCCCGCGGGTAATCGGCGTGAAAAGAGCCGAGCTGGTAAGGAAGCTGGACGAAAGCATCATCAGCGGCACAAAAATCTGGGAATCAAACAATTATGCAGCCCGTCTTCTCCATAGGCTGGATTCCATAAAAGACAAGCCCGTCCGTTGGCTGAAAGAAAAATTGAGTTCACAGGACGAGTCTTTGCAGAATGCTTTAATCAGGCTTTACGCTGCGCCGGTAATCAATAGAATGAAACTGGACTGA
- a CDS encoding DUF1295 domain-containing protein codes for MTNAIAGFMTPLGIYLIITLLHLIVPARKVTGYVTDEKTGEKMKYYLNGRRVLIISILLWAGAGLLKSELFSWLYTVRFYSLAGALTIGIIFSLYIVLSAPFSGKSFFADFYFGRLKNPQFFKGRIDAKMWLYMVGAIMLELNALSSAAYHYMKYGSQSSPGIFISAALISWFVFEYLTFEEVHLYTYDFFAERTGFKLGWGCLAFYPFFYPIALWATAALPAPGTNTLLSILYILIFFGGWTLARGANMQKFYFKTRPGKSFLGIKPETLSDGEKTLLVNGYWGLSRHINYLGEILMAAGIILSVGYPANPLPWLYPLYYVALLFPRQMADDRRCSQKYGPLWDEYESRVKYRIIPFLY; via the coding sequence ATGACAAATGCTATTGCAGGATTTATGACACCATTGGGTATTTATCTGATAATAACCCTTCTTCATCTTATCGTACCGGCCCGGAAAGTAACAGGATATGTAACCGATGAGAAAACCGGGGAAAAGATGAAATATTATCTGAACGGCAGAAGAGTGCTGATTATCTCAATTCTCCTCTGGGCGGGAGCCGGGCTCCTAAAGAGCGAACTGTTCAGCTGGCTCTACACCGTAAGGTTCTACAGTCTGGCGGGAGCGCTGACAATCGGGATCATCTTCTCCCTGTATATTGTCCTTTCCGCTCCCTTTTCGGGAAAATCTTTCTTTGCCGATTTCTATTTCGGCCGTTTGAAAAATCCCCAGTTCTTCAAAGGGCGAATCGACGCCAAGATGTGGCTCTATATGGTCGGGGCGATCATGCTGGAACTGAACGCCCTCAGTTCAGCGGCCTATCATTACATGAAATACGGATCCCAGTCATCGCCGGGCATTTTTATCAGCGCAGCCCTGATCTCCTGGTTTGTCTTTGAATATCTGACTTTTGAAGAAGTCCATCTTTACACCTATGATTTTTTTGCAGAAAGAACCGGTTTCAAACTGGGTTGGGGATGTCTGGCTTTCTATCCGTTTTTCTACCCTATAGCTCTGTGGGCGACTGCCGCGCTGCCCGCCCCCGGGACAAATACGCTGCTCAGCATCCTCTATATTCTGATTTTCTTCGGCGGCTGGACTCTCGCCAGAGGGGCCAATATGCAAAAGTTCTATTTCAAGACCCGACCGGGAAAATCCTTCCTGGGAATCAAACCCGAGACGCTGAGCGACGGCGAAAAAACCTTGCTGGTAAACGGCTACTGGGGATTGAGCCGGCATATCAACTACCTTGGGGAAATTCTCATGGCCGCCGGTATTATTCTGAGCGTCGGTTATCCGGCCAATCCGCTGCCATGGTTGTATCCGCTTTATTATGTGGCGCTGCTCTTTCCCAGACAGATGGCTGATGACAGACGCTGTTCCCAAAAATACGGACCTCTATGGGATGAATACGAGTCCAGAGTCAAGTACAGGATAATTCCCTTTCTGTATTAA
- a CDS encoding molybdopterin-containing oxidoreductase family protein: protein MEKKTFCRICDVGCGLIATVEDGKIISIRPNPDHVVSKGFACKKGLKYHEIVHSPDRVTAPQKRRGAKWETVGWDAALKEIGSEIKRIQKEYGPDSVALYVGNGAGFGFLHPFFAQALLIGLGSDSAYSSATQDCSNKFITAQHMYGFPMTQPVPDFENAGCFLIMGANPYATKMSFRGVPDVMNKLKEASERGCRIININPRKTETVRAGGEHHYIRPDTDIFFLLALANELIKINAVDHRKVSRYMKNFDKFRDAIRNWTPEKAAEVTGIAEETIREIARTFADADGSSIYCSTGINMGRNGALTFWVSEAINAMTGNLDRKGGTTVNKGLVDFPKMGAKNRIMMTDKTSRIGGFKAVNDLFPGSLLADEILTPGGRQIKALIVAAGNPLLTLPDTAKTEKAFKSLELLVSVDIFRNMTGNLSHYILPGITPFEHADINYLFHSLMGITHRRFYQYTDRLIPPLGEAKDELWIYQELCRHGGGKFFGSRAIHYWLHLRRFLRKIPLIEKGMAFSHEQILDMVLKLSRKKGIKRMRRHPDGVLLPQYGAGTFLGKRVYTEDGLVNLAPDPMLEAMEKLEEEWQWEKKNSRKLKLINMRQLLTHNTFMQNAPSLVEGRNNSNYLYLNPSDGEKAGFTKEEILRGGSREAEVYNETGSITVPVIFTEDMMPGSAAIPFGWGHQSADGLSRASQTGGANVNYLIPSGTDHVERLSLMAHLSGVIINVRPAGGAKEK from the coding sequence ATGGAAAAGAAAACATTCTGCCGGATCTGCGATGTCGGGTGCGGATTAATCGCCACAGTGGAGGATGGAAAAATCATCTCGATCAGACCGAACCCGGATCATGTGGTCTCAAAGGGATTCGCTTGTAAAAAAGGATTGAAATACCACGAAATAGTCCACTCTCCCGATAGAGTCACAGCTCCGCAGAAACGAAGGGGAGCGAAGTGGGAAACGGTCGGATGGGATGCGGCTCTGAAAGAGATAGGCTCGGAAATAAAACGGATACAGAAAGAATACGGTCCGGACTCGGTCGCCCTTTATGTGGGCAATGGCGCGGGGTTCGGCTTTCTTCATCCTTTTTTCGCCCAGGCTCTTCTCATCGGACTGGGATCGGACAGCGCCTACAGTTCAGCGACTCAGGACTGTTCCAATAAATTCATTACAGCCCAGCATATGTACGGCTTTCCCATGACTCAGCCAGTACCGGATTTCGAGAACGCCGGATGTTTCCTTATAATGGGGGCCAACCCCTATGCCACGAAAATGTCCTTCCGCGGTGTTCCCGATGTCATGAATAAACTGAAAGAGGCATCGGAGAGAGGCTGCCGGATCATAAATATCAACCCCAGGAAGACCGAAACTGTCAGAGCGGGGGGGGAGCACCACTACATCCGTCCCGATACGGATATCTTCTTCCTCCTGGCCCTGGCCAATGAGCTTATAAAAATCAACGCCGTGGATCACAGAAAGGTTTCCCGTTATATGAAGAACTTCGATAAGTTCCGCGATGCCATCAGGAACTGGACACCTGAAAAAGCTGCGGAAGTAACGGGCATTGCAGAGGAGACGATCCGCGAGATCGCCCGGACTTTCGCCGATGCCGACGGCTCGTCGATCTACTGTTCCACGGGAATCAATATGGGTCGCAACGGGGCTCTGACCTTCTGGGTATCCGAAGCCATAAATGCCATGACGGGCAATCTTGACCGCAAGGGGGGAACGACAGTCAATAAAGGGTTGGTGGATTTTCCGAAAATGGGTGCGAAGAACCGCATTATGATGACTGACAAGACAAGCCGCATTGGCGGGTTCAAAGCAGTTAACGATCTGTTTCCGGGCTCACTGCTGGCCGATGAGATCCTCACTCCCGGAGGAAGGCAGATCAAAGCTCTGATCGTCGCCGCCGGAAACCCCCTTCTGACTCTGCCCGATACGGCCAAAACGGAGAAGGCCTTTAAAAGTCTCGAACTGCTCGTTTCAGTGGACATCTTCCGGAATATGACCGGGAACCTGTCTCACTACATTCTGCCGGGCATCACCCCTTTTGAGCACGCCGACATCAACTATCTCTTTCACTCTCTTATGGGGATAACCCACCGCCGCTTTTACCAGTATACCGACAGACTCATCCCTCCCCTTGGAGAGGCGAAAGACGAACTGTGGATCTACCAGGAGCTTTGCCGTCACGGCGGCGGAAAATTCTTCGGCTCCCGTGCCATCCATTACTGGCTGCACCTGAGGCGGTTTCTGAGAAAAATCCCCCTCATCGAAAAAGGCATGGCCTTTTCCCATGAGCAGATCCTCGATATGGTTTTAAAACTCTCGCGGAAGAAAGGCATTAAGAGAATGAGACGTCACCCCGACGGGGTACTGCTGCCTCAGTACGGAGCCGGAACATTTCTGGGAAAAAGAGTGTACACAGAGGACGGTCTGGTAAATCTGGCTCCGGATCCCATGCTAGAGGCTATGGAAAAGCTGGAAGAAGAATGGCAGTGGGAAAAGAAAAACTCCCGAAAGCTGAAACTGATTAATATGCGGCAGCTGCTCACTCACAACACCTTTATGCAGAATGCCCCCTCCCTCGTCGAAGGGAGAAATAACAGCAACTATCTCTATCTCAATCCATCGGACGGGGAAAAAGCCGGATTCACGAAAGAGGAAATTCTCCGGGGAGGCTCAAGAGAAGCCGAAGTCTACAACGAAACGGGCTCCATAACCGTTCCGGTGATATTTACGGAAGACATGATGCCGGGATCGGCGGCCATACCCTTCGGCTGGGGTCATCAGAGCGCCGACGGATTGTCCAGAGCCTCGCAGACCGGCGGAGCTAATGTGAACTATCTCATACCATCAGGAACCGATCATGTTGAAAGGCTCTCTCTTATGGCGCATCTGTCCGGTGTCATTATCAATGTCCGGCCCGCGGGCGGCGCAAAGGAAAAATGA
- a CDS encoding response regulator yields the protein MSKSSHKILIIDDDPTLITILSDFLEMEGYQPIPANEGETGLKLLEENQDVSAIILDWVLPSITGIQLLKKIKQKEAYLDIPVIMQTGKKDKESVIEGIEAGAFYYMTKPYSLKVLITILKKAIFDYENLRLVKESLQVNKCSITDFLKKGEIELKAPGEALRVASFFTQYTDYDKASIGLSELLLNAIEHGNLGIGYDMKEELIMDDRFDEEIRNRLNAPENIDKTVKVIFEKTSDSIKISISDRGSGFDYNNFLRLDPDTIFNVHGRGVAMAKLIFENRLEFSGNGNTVEIILPLREQEVKKNDKP from the coding sequence ATGTCAAAATCCAGCCATAAAATTCTCATCATAGATGATGATCCCACGCTGATTACCATATTATCGGACTTTCTGGAAATGGAGGGATACCAGCCGATTCCGGCGAATGAAGGTGAAACCGGACTGAAACTGCTGGAAGAGAATCAGGACGTCTCTGCGATCATTCTCGATTGGGTTCTCCCCTCTATCACAGGAATTCAACTGCTGAAAAAGATAAAACAGAAGGAAGCCTATCTTGATATACCTGTCATTATGCAGACAGGAAAAAAAGACAAGGAAAGCGTTATCGAGGGAATTGAAGCCGGAGCGTTTTACTATATGACAAAGCCCTATAGTTTGAAGGTTCTTATAACGATTCTGAAAAAAGCCATTTTCGACTATGAGAATCTCCGCCTGGTCAAAGAATCCCTGCAGGTGAACAAATGCAGCATTACCGACTTTCTGAAAAAAGGGGAGATAGAGCTGAAGGCTCCGGGAGAAGCTCTCAGGGTTGCCTCGTTCTTTACGCAATACACAGACTATGACAAAGCATCCATAGGTTTGTCGGAACTGCTCCTCAATGCCATTGAACACGGGAACCTCGGAATCGGTTACGATATGAAAGAAGAGCTGATAATGGATGACCGGTTTGACGAAGAGATACGGAACCGTTTGAACGCTCCTGAGAACATTGATAAAACAGTCAAAGTGATATTTGAAAAGACATCGGATTCCATAAAAATCTCAATCTCCGACAGAGGGTCCGGATTTGATTACAACAATTTCCTGAGGCTCGATCCCGATACGATTTTTAATGTTCACGGACGCGGAGTGGCCATGGCCAAACTCATTTTTGAAAATCGTCTTGAATTTTCGGGAAATGGTAATACAGTAGAGATCATATTACCTTTGCGGGAACAGGAAGTGAAAAAGAATGATAAGCCATGA
- a CDS encoding DUF402 domain-containing protein, producing the protein MIHHTTKFNSDIHYRFETEIIYESDSTLVVYTPSDTPLKSYRGAFNTHTHILMFYFRDRYHNIHIHWNPDWTPRMHYVNIASKADWDSERVSAIDLDLDLIRFYNSDEIILDDEDEFEENSSRYSYPADLIERCRDEARIIRKDMSSRKGIWSDDIFSWRPGVSLPEYNLP; encoded by the coding sequence ATGATCCACCACACGACAAAATTCAACAGCGACATCCACTACCGCTTTGAAACGGAAATCATATACGAATCGGACAGCACTCTGGTTGTGTATACCCCCAGCGACACTCCGCTGAAAAGCTACAGAGGCGCATTTAATACCCATACCCATATTCTCATGTTCTATTTCAGGGACCGGTATCACAATATCCATATTCATTGGAATCCCGACTGGACTCCCCGGATGCATTACGTGAATATCGCTTCCAAGGCGGACTGGGACAGTGAACGGGTCTCGGCCATCGACCTGGATCTCGATCTGATCCGTTTTTATAATAGTGATGAGATTATACTGGATGATGAGGACGAGTTCGAAGAGAACAGCTCTCGATACAGTTATCCCGCAGATCTGATCGAACGGTGCCGCGATGAAGCGCGGATAATCCGGAAAGATATGAGTTCCCGCAAGGGGATCTGGAGCGATGATATATTCAGCTGGCGCCCCGGCGTTTCCCTACCGGAATACAATCTTCCCTGA
- a CDS encoding TIGR00266 family protein yields the protein MISHEIDYEIFGDDMQTVEVELDPGETVIAEAGAMNWMEEGIQFEAKMGDGSEANESVMGKLFSAGKRVLTGESLFMTHFTNRGMGKKRVAFAAPYPGKIIPLDMRQLGGRLICQKDAFLCAALGTKVSITLNKKIGTGFFGGEGFILQKLEGDGKAFLHAGGTIIKKELHGEKLRLDTGCLVAFTDGIDYSIEQTGNLKSMFFGGEGLFLATLSGYGTVYLQSLPFSRLADRIIRHAPSAGGSRKGEGSALGMLGSLLDGDNH from the coding sequence ATGATAAGCCATGAAATTGACTATGAGATATTCGGCGACGATATGCAGACTGTGGAAGTGGAACTCGATCCCGGAGAAACAGTTATAGCTGAAGCGGGTGCTATGAACTGGATGGAGGAAGGGATTCAGTTCGAAGCGAAAATGGGCGACGGTTCCGAGGCAAACGAATCCGTAATGGGAAAACTTTTCTCCGCTGGAAAACGGGTTCTCACCGGGGAATCCCTGTTTATGACCCATTTCACCAATCGGGGCATGGGAAAGAAAAGAGTGGCCTTCGCCGCCCCTTATCCGGGAAAAATCATCCCGTTGGACATGAGACAGCTTGGCGGCAGACTGATCTGTCAGAAAGATGCCTTTCTCTGCGCGGCCCTGGGCACCAAGGTCTCGATAACTCTTAATAAAAAAATCGGCACCGGTTTTTTCGGAGGAGAAGGATTTATTCTCCAGAAGCTGGAGGGAGATGGAAAAGCATTTCTCCACGCCGGCGGTACCATTATTAAAAAAGAACTGCACGGGGAAAAGCTCCGCCTCGATACAGGATGTCTGGTCGCTTTTACCGATGGAATAGATTACTCGATAGAGCAGACGGGAAACCTCAAATCCATGTTTTTCGGAGGCGAGGGACTATTCCTGGCAACCCTGAGCGGATACGGAACAGTCTACCTGCAGAGCCTCCCCTTCTCCCGGCTGGCCGACAGAATCATCCGTCATGCCCCTTCTGCAGGCGGAAGTCGAAAAGGCGAAGGATCAGCGCTCGGAATGCTGGGCAGCCTGCTGGACGGGGACAATCATTGA
- a CDS encoding dihydrofolate reductase family protein produces the protein MKSIVYIAASLDGYIADRNNNLDWLETISNPDNIDTGFSDFLGRVDAIVMGRNTFEKVLSFGIDWPYPVPVFVCSTMLKEVPDELKSSVRIISGSPGEILSRLEKEGFTNLYIDGGRTIQNFLADDLIDEMIITTIPVLLGGGIPLFGELDNQLDFQLVSSEILLGQMVSSRFMRKPLQDQ, from the coding sequence ATGAAAAGCATTGTATATATAGCCGCCAGTCTCGACGGTTACATCGCTGACAGAAATAATAATCTAGACTGGCTCGAAACAATATCCAACCCCGATAATATCGATACTGGTTTCAGTGATTTTCTGGGAAGAGTGGATGCCATTGTCATGGGTCGCAATACTTTCGAAAAAGTACTGTCCTTTGGCATCGACTGGCCCTATCCCGTCCCTGTTTTCGTTTGTAGTACCATGTTGAAAGAGGTTCCTGATGAACTGAAATCGTCAGTCAGAATCATTTCGGGAAGTCCCGGGGAGATCCTCAGCCGTCTGGAGAAAGAGGGGTTTACAAATCTCTATATAGACGGAGGCCGGACAATACAGAATTTTCTTGCTGACGATCTTATAGACGAGATGATCATTACAACTATACCGGTTCTGCTGGGCGGCGGTATTCCTCTGTTCGGAGAGCTCGACAACCAGCTGGATTTTCAGCTGGTTTCGAGCGAGATTCTTTTAGGCCAGATGGTATCATCGCGTTTTATGAGAAAACCTCTTCAGGATCAATGA